The DNA window CGCCACCGGCCCGGGACCTCGTGGCCGGCCGGTCGATCGCCGCGGGGCGCCGAGGCGGGTATGGGCGATCCACGCCGCCCACGGGTCGGCCGGACGCCGGTGGAGCCGAGATTCCTCTCCTGGCTAGGTAACAACGATTGCAGACTACCGGTAGGCTCAGCATCGTGAAGTCACCGGACGAGCTCACCGACCTGTTCCGGGCCCAGGGCCTCAAGGTCACCCCGCAGCGCCAGAGCATCTTCCGCGCCGTCCACGACAACCACGAGCACCCCACCGCCGAGGCGGTGTACACCCGGGTCCTCCGGGAGATGCCCACGGTGTCGCTGCGCACGGTCTACGCAACGCTCCACGAGCTGGCCGCGCTGGGCGAGATCGGCGAGCTGGAGCTCGGTACCGGCTCCACGCGCTTCGACCCCAACGTCGACGCCCACCACCACCTGGTGTGCACCGCGTGCGGCCGGGTCCAGGACGTGCCCGACACCTTCACCGCAGTTCGCCTGCCCGACGACCTGGAGCACGGCTTCGAGGTCTCGGGCACCGAGATCGTCTTCCGGGGTCGGTGCGCATCGTGCCGAGCCGCCGGGGGCGAGCAAGAACCCGGGTCCGACCCGGGGACCGTCGTCGATCGGCGCGTGCCGGCCGGCTCCACCTCATCACCAGGAGACACCACCAATGGCTGAGTTCAAGGGCTCCCAGACCCAGGAAAACCTCAAGGAGGCGTTCGCCGGCGAGAGCCAGGCCAACCGCCGCTACCTGTACTTCGCCCAGAAGGCCGACGTCGAGGGCTACCCCGACGTCGCCGCCCTGTTCGCCGCCCTGTTCCGCTCCGTCGCCGAGGGCGAGACCGGTCACGCCTTCGGTCACTTCGACTTCCTCGCCCAGGCCGGCGACCCCGTGACCGACGAGCCCGTCGGTCCCACCGAGGACAACCTCAAGTCGGCCATCGCCGGCGAGACCTACGAGTACACCGAGATGTACCCGGGCTTCGCCAAGACCGCCCGCGAGGAGGGCTTCACGGAGATCAGCGAGTGGCTCGAGACCCTCGCCCGGGCCGAGAAGAGCCACGCCGGGCGCTTCACCGAGGGCCTCTCGAAGCTCTCCTGACCGTCGTACCGCCGGACTGACGACCACGGCTGGTCCCGCCCTCGGCGGCGGGACCAGCCCAGGGTCCACCGGTCGTGCCCCACCACGGACCCCCCCAGAGGAGACATCACCATGGCCAAGCTGACCATCGACGACATCACCGACATGCGGGCCTACGAGCGTGAGCGGAGCGAGTTCCGGGCGCACGTGATCGACCTCAAGTCCCGCCGGCGCGTCCACGTCGGCCCGATCGTGACCTTCGTCTTCGAGAACCGCGACACGATCCGTTTCCAGATCCAGGAGATGGCCCGGGTCGAGAAGATCATCTCCGACCAGGGCATCGAGGCCGAGCTGCGGGCCTACAACCCCCTCATCCCCGATCCCGGTCACCTCTCCGCCACCATGTTCATCGAGCTCACCTCCGACGCCGAGCTCCGCGAGTGGCTGCCGAAGTTGGTCGGCATCGAGCGCGCCGTCGAGCTGCGCGTCGGTCCCGACGCCGAGGCCGTGGGCTGCCTGCCCGACCCCGACCACGACGCCCAGCTCACCCGCGACGAGATCACGGCGTCGGTGCACTACGTCGGGTGGTCGCTCACCCCCGACCAGGTCGAGGCGTTCGCCACCGGACCCGTCGTGCTCGCCGTCACGCACCCCGCCTACGCCTTCGAGCTCGAGCTCGGCGACGCCACCCGCGCCGAGCTCCTCGCCGACCTCCGCGGCTGACACCGCCCGCCGACGACGGCCGACGCCAGTGGCCGCCGACACCGGCCGACGGGCCTGAACATCACTGACGAACTCGTCATCATCGACGCCGCCGCCCGCACCCGCCGAACGGTCCGTGACACCTGCGGATCTCGTTTGGACTTGTGCGGGCGGCGCGCGTGATACTCGACCGTCCTGTTGCCGACCACCGCTTCAGCGGAGGAGCTGGGCTCTCCCGATGAACCACCCGTGGCGCTCCAAAGCCGCCTGCCAGGGTCTCGACCCCGAGATCTTCTATCCGCCCTCCGAGGACGACCTCGACGCCACCGAAGCCAAAGCGGTGTGCGCGCAGTGCGCCGTGCGGGAGGCGTGCCTGGAGTTCGCGCTGACGGTCCGGGAGAAGGACGGCATCTGGGGTGGAGCGACCGAGCGCGAGCGGCGACGGATCATCCGCCAACGCCGCCGCACGGCCTGACCCGTCGGGCTACTGCTCCCGTGGCCGCCGCAGCGTCGCTCGAGGAGCTGGGCGGATGGCCGGAGGTGCTCGGCCTGCTCGCCGCCCGCACCGATCTCCCGCGCGCCCTCGCCTCGGCCGCCGTCGGCTCGATCCTGGCCGGCGAGGCCACCGACGCGCAGCTCGGCGGCTTCCTGATCGGGCTGCGCGCCAAGGGCGAGGCCGTCGACGAGGTGACGGCCATGGTCGAGGCGATGCTGGCCGCCGCCGCGCCCATCGAGCTCCCTCCCGGACCCGAAGCGGTCGACATCGTCGGCACCGGCGGGGCGCCGACCCGGCGGGTCCACGCCCTCAACGTGTCCACCATGGCGAGCCTGGTGGCCACCGGCGCCGGCGCCCGGGTCGTCAAGCACGGCAACCGCAAGGCGTCGTCCACCTCGGGGTCGGTCGACCTGCTCGAAGCCCTCGGGGTCGTCGTCGACCTCGACGGCGACGGTGTGGCCC is part of the Acidimicrobiales bacterium genome and encodes:
- a CDS encoding transcriptional repressor, with the protein product MKSPDELTDLFRAQGLKVTPQRQSIFRAVHDNHEHPTAEAVYTRVLREMPTVSLRTVYATLHELAALGEIGELELGTGSTRFDPNVDAHHHLVCTACGRVQDVPDTFTAVRLPDDLEHGFEVSGTEIVFRGRCASCRAAGGEQEPGSDPGTVVDRRVPAGSTSSPGDTTNG
- a CDS encoding rubrerythrin family protein is translated as MAEFKGSQTQENLKEAFAGESQANRRYLYFAQKADVEGYPDVAALFAALFRSVAEGETGHAFGHFDFLAQAGDPVTDEPVGPTEDNLKSAIAGETYEYTEMYPGFAKTAREEGFTEISEWLETLARAEKSHAGRFTEGLSKLS
- a CDS encoding DUF3501 family protein — translated: MAKLTIDDITDMRAYERERSEFRAHVIDLKSRRRVHVGPIVTFVFENRDTIRFQIQEMARVEKIISDQGIEAELRAYNPLIPDPGHLSATMFIELTSDAELREWLPKLVGIERAVELRVGPDAEAVGCLPDPDHDAQLTRDEITASVHYVGWSLTPDQVEAFATGPVVLAVTHPAYAFELELGDATRAELLADLRG
- a CDS encoding WhiB family transcriptional regulator, whose product is MNHPWRSKAACQGLDPEIFYPPSEDDLDATEAKAVCAQCAVREACLEFALTVREKDGIWGGATERERRRIIRQRRRTA